The Roseibium sp. Sym1 nucleotide sequence GTTGATGACGCAGAGATCGCACATGGAAAAACCCTCCGGTTGAAAGAGGTCCGGTCATGCCAGCCCGCATCATGCCCGGACACCGCAATCATCCTATCAAAATTCGCGGATCATGCGACAGCCGGGCTGTCGGAAGCCGGATTGCCGTCAAACCACCCGCAATTCCGGCGAGAGCTTGCCGGCCAGCGCCGATCGCGGCGCGATCGCGTTTTGCAGCAGGTCGTTGAGATGCTCTTCCAGGTAATCGACGATGGGCGACTGGGTAGTGGTCTGGGTATAGATGGCCAGCTGCGTCGCGGGCAGTTTCGGAAAGCCGTCCTGCTCCTTCAAAAGCTTGAAACCCTCAAGGATGGCCCCAGACGGTAGGCAGCCGATGCCTGCGCCCGACATGACCGCGACCTGGGCGGCGGCGACGCTGGTCGTGGTGATGCGTTCATACCATTGCCGGCCGGCCCGGGCGAGCGAACTGAAGGCGATCTCCCGGAAGGGGCAGGGCTGGGGGAACAGGATCAGCGGCAACGGGTCGGTCAACTGACAGGTGTCGCTGACCGCCCAGTGCAGGGGTTCCTCGACGACCTCGTCCGGCTGCGCCTTGGAAGAGGTGACCAGGGCAATCGCCAGGTTGATCTCGTTGTTGGTGAGCATCTCGTGCAAGGTGGCGCTGTCTGCAACCGTCATTTCCAGCTTCACATTGGGATGAATGCGCACGAAGTTGCAGAAAATCGACTGAAGCTGGCCTGTGGCGTACCATTCCGGCAGACCGACATGGACGGTTCCGGTCAGTTCGGGGGCGGACAGCCGCAACCGCGCTTCCTCGTGGGAGCGCAGGATTTCCGTGGCATGCTGATAGAGGATCCTGCCGGCCGGGGTGAGGTTCATGGTGCGCGCGTTGCGTTCGATCAGCGGTTTGCCAACCCGGTCCTCCAGTCGGCGGAGCTGGGTGCTGACACAGGGCTGGGTGCGGTTGAGACGGGTGCCCGCGTGGGTCACATTGCCGGCTTCGGCAACGGCAACAAAGGCTTCCAGCAATTCAATGTTGAAACGACCGATCGTCACGTCCCTGCCTCCCGTTTGGTGCCGGATCATCCGTCGAAACCACCTGTCCAGCGCCGGGCAAGCATAACGTTCTATTATGATGCGCTTCAATTATAAATTTAAACAGGGGTAAAAAATCCCGTAATCCGAGAGTCTCCCAGTCAATACAGGTATTCCGCCATGACTTTAGCGTTTTCCTTCGGCCAGCCGGAACATCGGCCCGATCCCCACGCATTGCTCGCAGACATTTCATTGCAGCAGAAAGTCCACCGGGCGATTGCCGCCCACACGGAATTCAGTCTCGACTGTATTCTGACCCAGGACAACCGCGTCAAATACACCAATGCCGGTTCACAGGAGACCGCCACGGATCATCTGGATGAAGTCTTTCAGCTGATGCGCAAGTTGAACGAGGGCGGGATCGCCTCCGGCACGCTCGGCCAGTTGCACGAAAACGGCCGCTCGTTCCGGAGCGCGCTCGAGGAGAGCTGCCGGGCCATCGCCCGGTCCTTTTCCGGGGAGCCGCTGATCTATGTCGAGCTCGGCCCGGAACCGGTCAAGACCGGTTTCATCCTAAGAACCCTTCTCAGTATGGGGGTAACCATCGACCGCTACATCGCCGTCGACATCAACCCCAAATCCTCCGGCCCCATGAAGGAGGCCCTGACGGAAATCCTGCCGGAGACGCCGCTGTCCTTCGTGACCACCTCTTTCGAGGATTTCCGCCTGTCGGAAACGGTCGAGGCAGGCTCCCCGCGCGCAGTGGTCACCATGCTGGGGTTCCAGGAGGGCAACGACGATCCCTATGTCGTCAACGACTGGCTTGCAAACATTGCCCGGCCCGGGGACCTGCTGCTGTCGGAAAGCCAGCTCTACACAACCGGCCAGGTGGACAAGATCTCCTGCTTTTACGCCCACCCGGCCATGCAGCGGTTCTCGCGAATCGCCTTTGAGCGGGCGGTTGACCGCAATCTGCCGACCCTCAACCGGTTCTTCCTGCTGCCGGTTGCCTTCCGGGACGGCCAGAGCGCGCAGGTCGCCATTCTCGCCGAGGAATATGCCACTTCAATCAATGCAAGAAACTTGCATGTTTCCAACTTCTGCCTGAAACTCACCCTCGATCAGTACCGCCACTACCGGCAGGAGGGTGGTCATTTTTCGATTGTCGGTGAGAGCTCCACGGATGACCAAACACTTCTCTTCCAGCTCTCCCGCCGGGTATGAGTTGAGCCTTGCGCGAACCCGCGGCCTGACAGCCGCGGGCCTTGCGATCGTGGCGGCCACCTATGGCCTCGCGCGCTATTGTTTCGGCTTGTTCCTGCCCGAAATCCGCCAGGAATTCGGCCTCTCCCCAGAGATGATCGGCCTGATCGCGGGTCTCTCCTACATGGGCTATCTCGCCGCGACCTTTGCCGGGTCCTGGCTGTCGACCATGTTCGAACCGCGGTTGCCGATCCTGCTCGGCGGCATCGCCGCGACTTCGGGCATGACGCTGATCGCCTGGTCGCCGACGCCGGCCGTTCTCGCCGCCGGCGTGTTCATTGCCGGCACCAGCCCGGGCCTTGCCTATCCGCCCTTTTCCGACGTCATTGTCCGGCATACGGAAACCGGCCGCCAGAACGTCATTTATGCCTGGATCAATTCCGGGACCGGCTTCGGCGTCGCCTTTGCCGGCCCGCTCGCGCTCTACGCGGGCGGCGACTGGCGCCTGGCCTGGCTGGTCTTCGCCGCCCTGGCCCTGGCGATCACGATCTGGAACGGTTTTGCGCTGCCGCGGCGCAGTCCGCACCTGGAGACGGAACGGCCCAGGGTCTCGCTCTGGATCCTACTGGAGCGCTCGGCGCGAACGCTGTTCCTGTCGGCGTTCCTGTTCGGGATCGTCACCGCCGTCTACTGGACCTACGCGGTTGATCTCCTCACCACCCTCACGGGCAATCCGCGCGATGCGGTCCAGTTCTGGATCGTTCTGGGCATGGCCGGCGTCACCGGCTGCTTCGCCGGCGGGCTCGTCAACCGCTGGGGACTCGGCCGCGCCTACCTTCTGCTGGCGCTCGTCGTCGGCGGCGCCATCGGCACCTTGCCGCTGCTGGTGGAAACCCGGCTCGGAATCTACATGTCCGCGGCCTGTTTCGGCGCGGGCTTCATCGTCATGACGGCGCTGTTCGGCATGTGGAGCATGCGCATCTTCCGGGCAGCGCCCTCGATCGGGTTCGGTTTCACCTTTTTCCTGCTGTCCCTCGGGCAGGGAGTCGGACCGGTGCTCAGCGGTTTCCTGATCCCGCTGACGGGACAGGCAACGCTGTTCATTGCCGCCGGCCTGATCTGCTGTGCCCTGGCGGTGTTCAGAACCACGTCGGGAGCGGAGATGCGGCCATAACAACCGGTTATGGTCGCCATTGCGCACATAACCGGTATGTGCTGGCCTTTCCTCAAAATTGCAGGCAATGTCCCGGCACGTTGTGATTGATTGAAGAATTGTGAATGGATCCATGATTATCGCCAAGTCCGCCGACCCCGGCGCCCGTCTCGACATGGAACTGTGCCGGGCCATGTTCGAAAAAGACCCGGACAGACTGCTCGAACTGGTGTCCGAGTGGCTGGAGGCCAACCGGCTGACGCCAACCGAGGATTTCCAGGTTCCGGACTACCTGGACACGGTTCTGGCCCGCGCCGACCGTGCTCCCTGGCCGGGCCATCGCCTGCGCGTCCTGGTCTCCTGACAGCG carries:
- a CDS encoding LysR family transcriptional regulator, which translates into the protein MTIGRFNIELLEAFVAVAEAGNVTHAGTRLNRTQPCVSTQLRRLEDRVGKPLIERNARTMNLTPAGRILYQHATEILRSHEEARLRLSAPELTGTVHVGLPEWYATGQLQSIFCNFVRIHPNVKLEMTVADSATLHEMLTNNEINLAIALVTSSKAQPDEVVEEPLHWAVSDTCQLTDPLPLILFPQPCPFREIAFSSLARAGRQWYERITTTSVAAAQVAVMSGAGIGCLPSGAILEGFKLLKEQDGFPKLPATQLAIYTQTTTQSPIVDYLEEHLNDLLQNAIAPRSALAGKLSPELRVV
- a CDS encoding MFS transporter gives rise to the protein MTKHFSSSSPAGYELSLARTRGLTAAGLAIVAATYGLARYCFGLFLPEIRQEFGLSPEMIGLIAGLSYMGYLAATFAGSWLSTMFEPRLPILLGGIAATSGMTLIAWSPTPAVLAAGVFIAGTSPGLAYPPFSDVIVRHTETGRQNVIYAWINSGTGFGVAFAGPLALYAGGDWRLAWLVFAALALAITIWNGFALPRRSPHLETERPRVSLWILLERSARTLFLSAFLFGIVTAVYWTYAVDLLTTLTGNPRDAVQFWIVLGMAGVTGCFAGGLVNRWGLGRAYLLLALVVGGAIGTLPLLVETRLGIYMSAACFGAGFIVMTALFGMWSMRIFRAAPSIGFGFTFFLLSLGQGVGPVLSGFLIPLTGQATLFIAAGLICCALAVFRTTSGAEMRP